From the Capnocytophaga sp. oral taxon 878 genome, the window CACCAATACCAAAACCCAAATTGCGTTTTTTATTCAGAGGTAAGTCACGTATAAAACCTGCGTGTATCCCGTGTGATAAATTATGTTGCACCACACTATTTGCTTTCCCAGCAAGGTAATCGTATGTAAGTCCAATATAAAACTGGTCTTCCAAGTAATGCAAATCAGTAGTAGTGCCGCTTATAGTACTTGCGGCAGTCCCTATCATACCATCATCACTATCCTCTTGCCCAAAAGCATTTATAGTGAAAAGCAGAAATAAAAAAGGGAAAAAAATCTTATCCATTCTTTCTAATTTTCGGCAAAGGTACAAATAATTAGCAAATTAACAAATGTACCAATTACCATATTTAAGTCAAACACACACCACCTTTCTCTCTCCTCAGCACAATAATCCATCCTTACACTCTCAGCCAACCCTAAGTTAAGACCGAACGAACGAATAACGAAGGATAAACGAACTATAAACGAAGGATAGTCAGCAAGCCACCGCAGCTGAGTATCTCCCAAAGAATAAAACTAATCACCTGCTGCCACAACCCAAAAAATGCTTTTTTATCCAAGCATTTTTATAATTTCCTGCGCTATACGTTCCTTATTCTCTTTTCTCCTAAACGAAAAATCTTTACTTACAATATCCACACGTCCTATTATCTTAGCTGCTTTTTGTAGTACGCCAATCTCATTTTCTGTTTGTAATAATAATTCCGAAATAATTTCTAAAGTATTCACATCGTTTTCATATTCCAAAAATATAGCCTCCACAGGGGTATTCATAAAATAAGTAAGGGTATGCCGAGTGTATTTCTCAGCATACCCTTCTAAATGTTTTAATTTTTCTTCTTTGAAAGGCTTCTTAGCTAGCAAAGCAGTAAGTTCCTCAAAAAAAAGATCTATTTGCTTCTTCAAATAGTCTTTCTCTATCATATTTTAATGCGTAATATAATAAACAGTTCTTTCTACAGTCTCCTATAAATTATAAATAAACCTGCAAGTATACTGCTACACCTTTTAGTTGCCATACAGCCCTTCCAAAAAGCCTTCTTTCAATGATGACCAGTTATTGTACAAATATACCACTGCCATCATAATGAAAAAAGTACCTGTAATCCATTTTCCTGTTTTTGTCTTCATATCTTTTTAATTATTTATTTATTTTCTAAAATAAAACTTTCACTATCCTTGTTATAAAGTTTTAGTTACATTTTAGCGTTGTTTTCCCAGCTGATAACCTTCCCAAAACGAACTTACAAGGCTATCCCAATCTTGTCGTAACAAAGCCACCATAAGGGCAGAAACCACCACAATCAAAATCTTAGTACGTGTTTTCATATTTTAACAAATTATATTAGTACCGCAAAGATACATATAATTAGCAAATAAACAAATAAATCATAAAAACTTTGCAAAATATATTAAATCTCTTCATCATGGTGCCAAGCGCTCCAATCTCCAATCATAGTCTTCTGTGAGGGTGTAGCGCAAGCGGTCGTGCAAGCGGTTAGGGCGTCCTTGCCAAAACTCTATACTTTGGGGGCGTACCAAAAAACCTCCCCAATGCGCAGGTCTTGGCACCTCCTTCCCTTCATATTTCTGTTCTAAAACCTGCAAACACTCCTCCAAGTACTCCCTTGAGGGTATTACCTCACTCTGTGGCGATACTATCGCCCCTAATTTACTCCCTAAAGGTCTGGACTCAAAGTACCCATCCGAAAGGTTCTCTGCTAGCACCTCTGCTTCCCCTTTAATAATAATCTGCCGTTCCATATTAGGCCAAAAAAACGACAAACACACCTTCGGATTAGCAAGAATAGCCCGTCCCTTTTCACTATCGTAATTAGTATAGAAAATGAACCCCTCATAAGTGTATTCTTTAAGCAGTACTACTCGGGTTTTAGGATAACCATCCAATCCGATAGTACTCACACTCATTGCATTAGCTTCATCCACCCCATCATTCTCATCTGCTTCATAAAACCACGTCTGAAACAACTGCATAGGGTTCTCTGGCACATCACTTTCTAACAGAGTGCGCTTCTCATAAGTCTTTCGGTAATTGCTTAAGTCCATTTTATTTAAATATGAATAAGTGATTATAATAAAAAAATAAGAGGCAAGAAGTAAAACAAAAACTGTTTCCCTTCTTACCTCTTATATATTCTATTGCCTATTAGTAAAATACGCTTATATTTTCTTTAATCTCAGCATTGCTTTCCAATGATTTGAGTATTCCTTGCAAAGCACGATTAGTGCGAAGTTTCTCAATAGTTTCTAAGTATGTCTTATAATCTTCCGATGGAGGAGCTATAGTAGCCGATGTAAGCTGAATTACATACACTGCATTCTCTCCATCAATAGGTTTAGACACAGCTCCTTGTTTCAATCCAAAAGCAGCTCCTACTACTTTAGGTTCACGTCCCTCTCCTATAATAATAGGACTATTCATAGTAAGACCTGTAGCTGTTTTTACTTCCGTATTATTAGCCGATGCTATTGCTTGCAAACTTGCCCCTTTAGCTTTTTCTTTAAGCATAGCAGCTTTCTTCTCACGAATAAGAATAGGCTTCACAAAAGGAGCTACATCTTGCACTTCGCTAAGTCCTTCCTCTCCTTGTTTTACTAACTGAGCTACTATATAGTTATCACTTGAAGTGAACATCTTAATATCACCCACTTTAGTATCTTTTTGGAACAACCACTGTACAATATCACGCTTAGAACCTAAACCTATTATCTGGTCATCAATCTTGTGCAAGTTATCAGCACGAAGTACCGATAGTTCTGCATTCTTAGCTATATTAGCAAATTCTTTAGGATTTTCAGTAGCTTTTAGCTGAAAGTTCGATGCTTTTGAAAACAAATCATTAATTGTAGCATCTGATGGCTCCACTTTACGACTGATAGTAGCAATATTCACCACATCAGCACGATCTTCAATCTTAATCACGTGATAACCAAAATCTGTTTCTACTACCCCTAAAGTACCTACAGGATTAGAAAATACAAAATCATTAAATGGTTTTACCATTCTACCACGAGTAAAGTATCCTAACTGTCCTCCACTATAAGCAGCATTAGGTTCATCCGAGTTTTGTGCAGCAAGTGTATTGAAATCTGTACCACCCTTAGCCTCACTCAAAAGTTCCTCAGCCTTAGCCTTAGCTTCTTCTTTACTACGAGTAGTATTAGGACTAGCAGCCATACTGCCAGTGTAAGCTATAAGTATATGGCTTGCCTTTACAGCTCCGTTAGCACGTTTGCCTACCATTCTACTAAGTTTAAGACTGCCATCTTCTTCATACGGACCATAAAGCTTACCTACTGGAAGTGCAAAAAGCGTATCAGCATAAGCCGATTTAATATCATTTTTAGTAACATAAAGTGTATCGTAAGGTGTATCTGATTTGCGATTCACAAACTCCTGTACATCCTTAGTAGTAGCAAAACCTGCGATAGTATCATTACTGTTAGTAGTACTATTAAATACTATTTCTGGCTGCAAAACTTTTAACAAGCTCTCTTTTTCTGCCTCTTTATCAGCTTCGGATGCCTTTTGGTTTACAACTATATATTGAATATTGCGGTAAGCCTCTTGTTTAAACTGTTTTTCGTGTTTCTTAATATAATCTTTAATCTCACTATCATTTACAGTTACATTCTTATCATCAATACTACTATATTGCAAGGCTACATAGCTAATATCTGCCATATCCTTTTCCTCATGGTAAGCCATTTCAGCTTCAGCATTAGTAACACCTAAGCCTGCGCGAATAAAACTAAAGTACATTTGTTCTTTAGCCCCTTCAATAATAGCGTCCTCCTGCATTAACCACATACCGTATTCATCAGGATTTGTAGCTTTTAGGTTAGCAATATAAGCGGTGAATTTTGAAGCGTCAAATACTCCATATTCATTAGTAAAACGTGGGTCTGAAGCCAACATCTGATTCTTAGAAAGAATATCAATAATTTGATCTTTCTCCACACTTAGTCCTAATTTCTCAATCTGCTGTTTTAGAAGGATACGTTGTACGTTTTGTTCCCATACATATTTTGCTGCCTCAATAGAGGTAGCTCTTCCTTGCGCCTGATGCACAGCATTCTCCACCTGCTGACGGAAAGCACCAATAGGAACTTCCTCACCATTCACACTACCAATTTCACTAGGCTGATGGTTACTAAACCTTCCTTTACCTATAAAGTCTGAAATAATGAAAGCAAAGAGCGCAAGCCCTATAATCGCAATCAGGAATACAGTTTTACTTCTAATTTTTTCAAGTACTGCCATTGTTTACAATCGTTTATAATAAGTATAAATTTGTTTGGTATTATTAATCAAACGGCAAAAGTAATACTTTTTATTGAATTACAAAAATTATTACAACATTTTTTCTAAAATCATCTTCCCCTACCCCTCTCTTTTACCTCTTACCTAAAAAAGCAGCTGCCAAGTTTCACCCTCAGCAGCTGCTTTTCTTAATTGTTAAGTAGTAAGAAGAATACTTGTTTATAGTATTCCAAGTTATTAAAGTAACTAAAAAAAATAATCCTTTTTAAATCATAATTCAGTAAAATCTAAAAACTTAGGTATTTCAGCTAATTGTAAAAGAGCTTCTTTGAGTTTCTCTTTCACCTTAAAGAAAGAAATATCTTTCACCACCTCTCCTTGATGATTAAGTGCTTGTATCTTCAACACATCCGAAGACTGAAGCGTATAGTTTTCAGGAAATTTCACATCCTCATTATCCCCTATCACAAAACGATAAGCAAAAGTAAAATACTTTCGCCACAACTTATTATCCTCTTTAAAGATAATTCTAAAATAAACCATAATCTATTTGTATATATAAATATTCACAACACTCAATTTCTGAAAAGCATTTTCAAACTTATACTTATCACAGAAAAAAGCTCTTTCTTGTAAAAAAGATTTTGCCTGCACAGCGGAGGAAAAAAGAGAATATTCATTAAGTTGTTTTTTATATTCTACACAAAAAGAATTGTCAATTCTTAGTATCTCATTGTATATGATTGAAAAACCTATATAGAAATCATCAATTGGCTCATATAAATAGCCACAATCTACACCTATTTGTTTAAAATCGGGAAATTCACAACTATCTTCACTGAAGTATAATAGATGAAGATTATTCTTAAAAAGACTTTCCTTTTCTTCCAGAATACGCTCAAGATATTTTGTTTCTAGAAAATAATCATCTACTACAGGATATTGAAAAGATTTTTGCCCCCATAGAGAAATATTTCTATCAAAACCTAGGTAATTAGTGTTATCTGTTAAGATGATTCCTTTCATTGTCTCTTGTGCTTTTCCTTTACACTATATCTGTATTCCTTACAGTATTATTTTCATTTGCTTAATTTACTAAGGATAAGATCTTCTAACGAATCGAAGAGTTTTTCATACACTCCAATATCGTGATTATATAAAATCACTTCACGAATTGCCGTATCTATCAATATAGGATTCCCCATATCATCTACCGAGATAACATATTGTTGTGTCTCTATACTCATTTGTTCTCTAAAATCATTAGTAAGTTCTACAAAAGTTTCATCACCTATTAATTCAGCATTTTTTAGCCCATAAATGCGAATGTCACCTATTACTCTACCCCTCCATAATGTAGTAATAAATATCGGTGAGTTTCATCTAATCTCAATTGCATAGTTTGTTCCACAAGCAATAGCTCATCGGCTGTGGAGGGTTCTCCTACTGTTATAGGATTCTTTCGGAAAAAATCCTGCAATTTCTCAATAAGATTTGGATTAATCATCATTTCTACTATTTATGTCTGTAAACTTCCTCAAAAGGCAATCTAAACCTTTCTCCCCAGATGCCGCGCTCTTCACGAATTCCACAAGTGACAACTATACTCACCTCAGCCCCATAAGGTAGGTGCAGCAGTTTCTTAATACGACGGCTATCATACCCCCCTAAGGGACAAGTATCGTACCCCTCCTCTGCCATTGCTAGCATAAAAGTTTGCGCTACAAACGCGCAGCTTTTATGTACTTCCACACGTACATCACTTTCAGAGAGTTCTCGCACCATAGGGCGAAACCAACTGGCGACCACCCCAAACAGTTTGCGGAAAGCACCTAATAAGCCAAAAAAACGACTGTACACAAAGGGCATCAGTTTGTCGTAATCCTTCTCTTTATCTTTAATGCGTTTGGCTTGCCTTTCGGGGGGACTATTGCGCTTTATATTACCGCGTTCAAATTCCAAGATAGCACGAGCGTGCTGGCGGTGCTTATCCTGACGGGTCACGAAAACCACCATCTGTTGTGCCGTGGTTGCTGTAAGTTGCCCTAAACAGGCTTTTGCTAATTTTTCTAACAAAACCTTATCGGTAATATGGTACAACTCATATAGTTGCATATTGAAACCTGTAGGAGCTAGTGTAGCGAGCTTAAGGCATTCACGCACCTTTTCCTCACTAATAGGCGTAGGAGCGTAATAACGCACCGCCCTGCGAAAATGTAAAATATCTTTTAACATGGATTGATTTTTTTTAAGAAAAGTGAAAAGTGAACTACAAAGAACATTTTTCACTTAAAAGGGTAGACTAAGACATATAGCTATAATAGCGGGCATAGCTTGGGCAAAAAATATTTTCCCAGAGGTGGTGATTCCTCCATAAATCCCTGCTACTGCTACACAACCTAGGAAAAAGAAACGTATATATAGGCTCCATTGGGGATCAGAGATACAGAAGCTCCATATCAGCCCTGCTGCTAAAAAGCCGTTGTACAAGCCTTGATTGGCGGCCATACTTTTAGTGTCGGCAAATAAATGTTCGGGTAAAGACTTAAAAAAGGCCTTACCACGAGTCTCCCAAGCGAACATTTCTATATAGAGGATGTATAGGTGCTCAAGGGCTACTAAAATTGTAAAAATACTTGCTATCATTTTTTTAGTTTTATTGTGGCAAAAATAGTATTTTTTTCTTGATAAGCAACTCTTTAAAAACAAGAAAGGGACTTCCTTTATTTTCGGAAGTCCCTTTTCCATTTTAAAAAATAACCTATGAAAACATTTCTTTTACTTTTTCAAAAAACGATTTCTCGTTCTTATCGGGGTTGGGGTTAAAATTCTCACTATCTTGCATTTCCCTGAAAAAGGCTTTTTGCTTATCAGTAAGATTTTTAGGGGTCCATACATTTACGTGAATGATAAGATCACCTGCTGCACGGCCTTGCAAACTTGGCACTCCTTTACCACGCAAGCGCAATATTTTACCCGATTGTACCCCTTCATCAATCTTGATGCGCACTTTACCTGTAACAGTTTCAATCTCTTTAGTAGCTCCTAATACAGCTTCGGGGAAGCTGATATATAAGTCATAATGTAGATTATCGCCTTCACGTTTTAGGGTTTCGTGTTCTTGCTCTTCTATAAGCACAAGCAAATCACCAGGTACGCTATTTTTAACAGGGGCTTCATTACCTTTGCCGCTCATATTAAGCTGAATGCCATCCATTACCCCTGCCGGAATATTTATAGAGATGGTTTCTTCAATGGTTTTTAGCCCTTGAGCATCAGTATCTTTATCGTGTTTATCAATTACCTCACCAGTACCGCCACAAGCAGTACAAGTACTAGCTGTTTGCATTACACCGAGCATAGTGCGTACCTGCTGCATTACCTGTCCGCGCCCGTTGCAAGTAGTACAAGTTTTGTAAGTAGTACCTTCGCCTTTTACCTTACGGCGTACTTTTACTTTTTTCTCAGTACCTTTTACAATATCTTCCAAGGTGACTTTCACACGTATACGTAAGTTTTCGCCTTTTACGTACACCTGCTGTTGGCTGCTTCCTCTTCCAAAACCACCAAAGCCACTAAAACCTGAGAAATGGCCACCAAAGATATCGCCAAACTGGCTGAATATATCATCCATTGAGAAGCCTCCGCCACCCATACTGCCTTCAAAGGCAGCGTGCCCAAAACGGTCGTACTGGGCGCGTTTGTTTTCATCACTCAGTACTTCATAGGCTTCGGCAGCTAATTTAAAGTTCTCTTCAGCCTGCTTGTCGCCTGGGTTTTTATCGGGGTGATACTTAATGGCTTGCTTGCGGTAAGCTTTTTTAATTTCGGCAGCCGAAGCTGTTTTGGCTACCTCTAATATTTCGTAGTAATCCTTTTTCATTGCTCCTCCTTATTGTGCTACCACTACTTTAGGAAAACGTATTACTTTATCGGATAACTTATAACCTGTTTGTACCACATCTACGATTTTACCTTTGGCGTCGGGGGTGGGGGCAGGTATTTGGGTAACAGCATCGTGATGTTCACTATCGAAAACATCGTTGGGTGCTACTTCTATTTTTTCTAAACCTTTAGATTTGAGGGTGCTAACTAGCTTAGTATAGATAAGTTCGACCCCTTTAAGGGTTTGCTCATCGGCTGATTTGGCCAATTCAATCAAAGCGCGATCAAAATCATCTAATATAGGCAGCATAGCTGACAAAATGTCTTGCCCTGCTGTTTTGAATAGCTCTATACGCTCTTTGGCTGTGCGTTTTTTGTAGTTTTCAAATTCGGCAAAAAGGCGTAAAAACTTATCTTTCTCTTTTGCTAACAAATCATCTGCTGTTTCTTCGGCTGATGTAGGGGTAGCAGTAGCCTCTTGTGCAGAGGTATTAGTTGTATCGGCAACCTCTTGTTCATTCTGTAGGTCGTCTGTTTTAATATCTTCAGTACTCATAATGATTCTTTTTAAAATTTACTTGTTAGGATATAGCAAATTATTTGCCAAACCCGCAAAGAATGACAAATTGGCAGTTATTTAAAGCTAATACGGATTACACAGATATTACGGATTTATTCCGTACTGTCCGTGCAATCCGTGTGAGATAGCTGCCTGCTGTGAGGCTACCAACGGATGATAGCACTTGCCCAGGTAAAGCCACTACCAAAGGCTGCGAGCACTACGAGGTCGCCTTCTTTAATTTTGCCTTGTTGTACGGCTTCGGTAAGGGCGATAGGTACCGATGCAGCGGTTGTATTACCGTATTTCATTATGTTATTGAATACTTGCTCATCGGTGAGTTTGAATTGGTGCTGTATGAATTGTGATATACGCAGGTTGGCTTGGTGAGGCACAAGCATATTGATATCGGCACGTGTGAGTCCGTTAGCTTTCAAGCCTTCTTCTATCACTTCGGAGAAGCGTACTACTGCGTTTTTGAACACGAACTGACCATTCATATAAGGATAATAGCTTACATCATCGGGGTTGTTTTCGGCTAGTATTTCGGGTACCCATTTGGTGCCTACTCCTGGGGTAATCATTGCCAACTCGGCAGCGTGCTCTCCTTGGCTGTGTAGGTGGGTAGAGAGGATACCTTTTTGGGCATCATCGGAGCGTGATACAACGGCAGCTCCTGCTCCGTCGCCAAATAGTACTGCCATATTGCGCCCACGGGTAGTCATATCTAAGGCTGGGGATTGGGTTTCGGACCCTATAACTAAGACATTTTTGTACATACCTGTTTTGATGTACTGATCGGCTACTGAAAGGGCATAGATGAAGCCTGAACACTGGTTGCGGATATCCAATGCTCCGACATTGGGCAGCCCTAATTCCTTCTGTACCAATACACCGCAACCTGGGAAATAGTAATCGGGGCTTAATGTTGCAAATACAATAAAGTCTATTTCTTCTTTATTGATTTGGGCTGCTTCGATAGCTTTTAAACTTGCTTTGACACCCATTGAGGTAGTAGTTTCAGTACCTTTAAGGGCATGGCGGCGTTCTTTAATACCTGTGCGCTCTTGTATCCAAGCATCGTTGGTATCCATTAATTTCGACAAATCGTCGTTGGTAACAATATTATCGGGAACGTAAAATCCGAGTCCCTTAATTTTTGAACGATATAACATATTTTTAGTTTTAGTATTCTTAAGTGTAGGGGCAAAAAAGAGGTGCTGAATAATTGTTTAGATTTTTGCCTATTTTTTGCGATATACCGAGCTATAAGAGCTGGCTTACTATCCTTCGTTTATAGTTCGTTTATCCTTCGTTCATCCTTCGTTCAATAAGAAAGATGCCTTTGACAGATTTTTTATCTGTTTGGGGTATGGAGGTAATTTTGTTGTATTTGGAGAGTATTGGTAATAGGATTATATGTATACTTCTAACAAATCCATTCCTTTGGTTTTTACTTCTAATTTGGGGCAAGCAGCAGGGAATAAGATTGTTTCACCTTGCTTGATAGGAAGCTCGGTAATACCATCGGAAAGGAAGCCTTCACCTTTTACGCACATATAAATATGGAAAGAATCATCTTGTGCTAATGATTTTTCATATCCTGCTGTAAGAGGGAGCAAATTTGTAATAAAATAGGGGCAATTCACGACTTTATTCACCTGATTGGGCTCTTGGGTGTATTGCACTTTGAAATCATCCTTGCGCTCATAATCAATGGCTTCAAGAGCAAGCTCGGTGTGTAGTTCGCGTAGGTTACCATTTTTATCGCGGCGGTCAAAATCATAAACACGATAG encodes:
- a CDS encoding DUF1304 domain-containing protein, with protein sequence MIASIFTILVALEHLYILYIEMFAWETRGKAFFKSLPEHLFADTKSMAANQGLYNGFLAAGLIWSFCISDPQWSLYIRFFFLGCVAVAGIYGGITTSGKIFFAQAMPAIIAICLSLPF
- a CDS encoding nitroreductase family protein — protein: MLKDILHFRRAVRYYAPTPISEEKVRECLKLATLAPTGFNMQLYELYHITDKVLLEKLAKACLGQLTATTAQQMVVFVTRQDKHRQHARAILEFERGNIKRNSPPERQAKRIKDKEKDYDKLMPFVYSRFFGLLGAFRKLFGVVASWFRPMVRELSESDVRVEVHKSCAFVAQTFMLAMAEEGYDTCPLGGYDSRRIKKLLHLPYGAEVSIVVTCGIREERGIWGERFRLPFEEVYRHK
- a CDS encoding peptidylprolyl isomerase — its product is MAVLEKIRSKTVFLIAIIGLALFAFIISDFIGKGRFSNHQPSEIGSVNGEEVPIGAFRQQVENAVHQAQGRATSIEAAKYVWEQNVQRILLKQQIEKLGLSVEKDQIIDILSKNQMLASDPRFTNEYGVFDASKFTAYIANLKATNPDEYGMWLMQEDAIIEGAKEQMYFSFIRAGLGVTNAEAEMAYHEEKDMADISYVALQYSSIDDKNVTVNDSEIKDYIKKHEKQFKQEAYRNIQYIVVNQKASEADKEAEKESLLKVLQPEIVFNSTTNSNDTIAGFATTKDVQEFVNRKSDTPYDTLYVTKNDIKSAYADTLFALPVGKLYGPYEEDGSLKLSRMVGKRANGAVKASHILIAYTGSMAASPNTTRSKEEAKAKAEELLSEAKGGTDFNTLAAQNSDEPNAAYSGGQLGYFTRGRMVKPFNDFVFSNPVGTLGVVETDFGYHVIKIEDRADVVNIATISRKVEPSDATINDLFSKASNFQLKATENPKEFANIAKNAELSVLRADNLHKIDDQIIGLGSKRDIVQWLFQKDTKVGDIKMFTSSDNYIVAQLVKQGEEGLSEVQDVAPFVKPILIREKKAAMLKEKAKGASLQAIASANNTEVKTATGLTMNSPIIIGEGREPKVVGAAFGLKQGAVSKPIDGENAVYVIQLTSATIAPPSEDYKTYLETIEKLRTNRALQGILKSLESNAEIKENISVFY
- the dnaJ gene encoding molecular chaperone DnaJ — encoded protein: MKKDYYEILEVAKTASAAEIKKAYRKQAIKYHPDKNPGDKQAEENFKLAAEAYEVLSDENKRAQYDRFGHAAFEGSMGGGGFSMDDIFSQFGDIFGGHFSGFSGFGGFGRGSSQQQVYVKGENLRIRVKVTLEDIVKGTEKKVKVRRKVKGEGTTYKTCTTCNGRGQVMQQVRTMLGVMQTASTCTACGGTGEVIDKHDKDTDAQGLKTIEETISINIPAGVMDGIQLNMSGKGNEAPVKNSVPGDLLVLIEEQEHETLKREGDNLHYDLYISFPEAVLGATKEIETVTGKVRIKIDEGVQSGKILRLRGKGVPSLQGRAAGDLIIHVNVWTPKNLTDKQKAFFREMQDSENFNPNPDKNEKSFFEKVKEMFS
- the pdxH gene encoding pyridoxamine 5'-phosphate oxidase, with product MDLSNYRKTYEKRTLLESDVPENPMQLFQTWFYEADENDGVDEANAMSVSTIGLDGYPKTRVVLLKEYTYEGFIFYTNYDSEKGRAILANPKVCLSFFWPNMERQIIIKGEAEVLAENLSDGYFESRPLGSKLGAIVSPQSEVIPSREYLEECLQVLEQKYEGKEVPRPAHWGGFLVRPQSIEFWQGRPNRLHDRLRYTLTEDYDWRLERLAP
- a CDS encoding 3-oxoacyl-ACP synthase III family protein; amino-acid sequence: MLYRSKIKGLGFYVPDNIVTNDDLSKLMDTNDAWIQERTGIKERRHALKGTETTTSMGVKASLKAIEAAQINKEEIDFIVFATLSPDYYFPGCGVLVQKELGLPNVGALDIRNQCSGFIYALSVADQYIKTGMYKNVLVIGSETQSPALDMTTRGRNMAVLFGDGAGAAVVSRSDDAQKGILSTHLHSQGEHAAELAMITPGVGTKWVPEILAENNPDDVSYYPYMNGQFVFKNAVVRFSEVIEEGLKANGLTRADINMLVPHQANLRISQFIQHQFKLTDEQVFNNIMKYGNTTAASVPIALTEAVQQGKIKEGDLVVLAAFGSGFTWASAIIRW
- a CDS encoding nucleotide exchange factor GrpE; the protein is MSTEDIKTDDLQNEQEVADTTNTSAQEATATPTSAEETADDLLAKEKDKFLRLFAEFENYKKRTAKERIELFKTAGQDILSAMLPILDDFDRALIELAKSADEQTLKGVELIYTKLVSTLKSKGLEKIEVAPNDVFDSEHHDAVTQIPAPTPDAKGKIVDVVQTGYKLSDKVIRFPKVVVAQ